In one window of Paracoccus saliphilus DNA:
- the ispH gene encoding 4-hydroxy-3-methylbut-2-enyl diphosphate reductase has translation MEHEKPPLTLFLAAPRGFCAGVDRAIKIVEMALQKWGAPVYVRHEIVHNKYVVDSLREKGAVFVEELDECPDDRPVIFSAHGVPKSVPTEARQRDMVFVDATCPLVSKVHMEAARHHAEGLQLVMIGHAGHPEVLGTMGQLPEGEVILVETVDDVARMHPRDPARLAFITQTTLSVDDTAAIVAALQSRFPEIVGPAKEDICYATTNRQAAVKAIAPRIEALLVIGAQNSSNSKRLVEVGRAEGCAYSQLVMRAEQIDWRAIEGVRQVGVTAGASAPEVLIDEVIDAFRARYDVTVEIVETARENVEFKVPRVLREMA, from the coding sequence ATGGAACATGAAAAACCGCCTTTGACGCTCTTTCTTGCCGCGCCACGTGGGTTTTGCGCAGGCGTGGACCGTGCCATCAAGATCGTCGAGATGGCGTTGCAGAAATGGGGCGCTCCGGTCTATGTCCGGCATGAGATCGTGCACAACAAATATGTTGTCGATTCATTGCGGGAGAAGGGGGCCGTCTTCGTCGAGGAACTGGATGAGTGCCCCGATGACAGACCGGTGATCTTTTCCGCCCATGGTGTGCCAAAATCGGTCCCGACCGAGGCCAGGCAACGCGATATGGTTTTTGTGGACGCGACCTGTCCGCTGGTCAGCAAGGTGCACATGGAGGCGGCGCGCCATCATGCCGAAGGCTTGCAACTGGTCATGATCGGCCATGCCGGCCATCCGGAGGTGCTGGGCACCATGGGTCAGCTGCCGGAAGGCGAGGTCATCCTGGTTGAAACGGTCGATGATGTCGCCCGGATGCATCCGCGGGATCCGGCCCGGCTGGCTTTCATCACGCAGACAACCTTGTCTGTCGACGACACTGCCGCGATCGTTGCCGCCTTGCAGTCCCGCTTCCCGGAAATTGTCGGCCCGGCGAAAGAGGATATCTGCTATGCAACCACCAACCGTCAAGCAGCGGTCAAGGCGATCGCGCCACGGATTGAGGCGTTGCTGGTGATAGGCGCGCAGAATTCCAGCAATTCCAAACGCCTGGTCGAGGTCGGGCGGGCAGAGGGCTGCGCATATTCGCAATTGGTGATGCGGGCGGAGCAGATCGACTGGCGCGCGATCGAAGGTGTTCGTCAGGTCGGGGTGACGGCGGGGGCCAGTGCGCCCGAGGTGCTGATCGATGAGGTGATCGACGCTTTTCGCGCCCGGTATGACGTGACCGTCGAGATCGTCGAGACGGCGCGGGAGAATGTCGAGTTCAAGGTGCCGCGGGTCCTGCGGGAAATGGCGTGA
- the secG gene encoding preprotein translocase subunit SecG, whose amino-acid sequence MQNVVLTIHLILAVLLTGVVLLQRSEGGGLGMGGGSGGGVMSGRQAANAMTRLTWIFGIALFVTSISLTIIAARQTSNSSIMDQLGVPESQQGSGQEQSLEYTPPPSGAGDDPLTPPAPATSTVDGDAAEADGAPAALTPPAPEPAATEESATDEAVTPPTENGTTTEPATGGEADGAASENGETAGSENSQQSN is encoded by the coding sequence GTGCAAAATGTCGTGCTGACCATTCACCTGATCCTGGCGGTCCTCTTGACCGGGGTCGTACTGCTGCAACGCTCCGAGGGCGGCGGGCTCGGAATGGGCGGCGGCAGCGGCGGCGGAGTCATGTCCGGTCGGCAGGCTGCCAATGCAATGACCCGGCTTACATGGATTTTCGGCATAGCGCTGTTCGTGACTTCGATCAGCCTGACGATCATCGCGGCACGGCAGACCTCCAACAGTTCGATCATGGATCAACTTGGCGTTCCCGAATCGCAACAGGGTTCAGGCCAGGAACAAAGCCTGGAATATACGCCTCCGCCTTCCGGGGCGGGCGACGATCCCTTGACACCGCCTGCACCTGCCACCTCCACGGTGGATGGCGATGCGGCGGAAGCGGATGGCGCTCCGGCGGCACTCACACCGCCTGCACCCGAACCCGCCGCAACCGAGGAGTCGGCGACGGACGAAGCCGTCACCCCCCCAACCGAGAACGGCACAACGACCGAACCCGCGACTGGTGGCGAGGCCGATGGTGCCGCATCGGAAAACGGCGAAACGGCCGGATCAGAGAATTCGCAACAGTCGAATTAA
- a CDS encoding cobyric acid synthase produces MPVKNTRAVMIQGTGSNVGKSMLVAGLCRAALRRGLKVAPFKPQNMSNNAAVTVDGGEIGRAQALQARACELEAVTDMNPVLLKPETDTGAQVILHGHAIARAQAGDYAALRPRLLQGVLDSFHRLAKTHDLVIVEGAGSPAEVNLRSRDIANMGFACAAGVPVVLAGDIDRGGVIAQIVGTQAVIEARDAAMIRGFLINKFRGDPRLFDDGFRLIEARTGWPGFGMVPWFDGAHRLPAEDAVDLRMSRGEGLHVVCLTLSRIANFDDLDPLAAEPGLRLTMLKPGKPIPGDADMVIIPGTKSTLGDLAFLRAQGWDQDLAGHVRRGGHVLGVCGGYQMLGRVIRDPLGTDGAAGRTKGLGLLDIETEMAETKRLVRVNGEALGHPVSGYEIHMGQSTGPDCNRPFAHVPGPDGAVSRDGRIMGTYLHGLFADDRFRAAYLERLGVTSQPGYETGVEQTLDELAEHLEAHLDVTAILALAD; encoded by the coding sequence ATGCCGGTCAAGAACACGCGCGCGGTGATGATTCAGGGCACCGGCTCGAATGTTGGGAAATCGATGCTGGTCGCGGGGCTTTGCCGGGCGGCTCTTCGCAGGGGGCTGAAGGTTGCACCCTTCAAGCCGCAGAACATGTCGAACAATGCTGCGGTTACCGTCGATGGCGGCGAGATCGGCCGTGCGCAGGCGTTGCAGGCGCGTGCCTGCGAATTGGAGGCGGTGACTGACATGAATCCGGTCCTGCTCAAGCCTGAAACGGATACCGGAGCGCAGGTGATTCTGCACGGCCATGCCATTGCCCGGGCGCAGGCAGGAGATTACGCGGCACTCAGGCCCCGGCTTCTGCAGGGTGTCCTGGACAGTTTCCATCGCCTCGCGAAAACGCATGATCTTGTGATCGTTGAGGGTGCGGGCAGCCCGGCCGAGGTGAACCTGCGTTCTCGGGATATCGCCAATATGGGTTTCGCCTGCGCGGCAGGAGTGCCGGTCGTGCTGGCGGGCGATATCGATCGAGGTGGGGTGATCGCGCAGATCGTGGGAACGCAGGCGGTGATCGAGGCTCGGGATGCCGCGATGATCCGCGGCTTTCTGATCAACAAGTTTCGTGGCGATCCACGACTGTTCGATGATGGCTTCCGGTTGATCGAGGCTCGAACGGGCTGGCCGGGATTCGGTATGGTGCCGTGGTTCGACGGTGCCCACCGCCTGCCGGCCGAGGATGCGGTCGATCTGCGGATGTCGCGGGGGGAAGGGCTGCATGTCGTGTGCCTGACCCTGTCCCGTATCGCCAATTTCGACGATCTCGACCCCTTGGCGGCCGAGCCCGGATTGCGCCTGACGATGCTGAAGCCCGGGAAGCCGATCCCGGGCGATGCCGATATGGTGATTATTCCCGGGACGAAATCGACCCTTGGCGACCTGGCCTTTCTGCGTGCACAGGGCTGGGATCAGGATCTTGCCGGGCATGTCCGGCGGGGGGGGCATGTGCTGGGTGTCTGCGGCGGATACCAGATGCTGGGGCGGGTGATCCGCGACCCACTTGGCACGGACGGGGCTGCGGGCCGGACGAAAGGGCTTGGCCTGCTCGATATCGAAACCGAGATGGCAGAAACCAAGCGGTTGGTCCGCGTGAACGGCGAAGCCCTTGGGCATCCCGTCTCGGGATATGAAATCCATATGGGGCAGAGCACCGGCCCGGATTGCAACCGTCCTTTCGCGCATGTGCCCGGCCCGGATGGTGCTGTCAGTCGCGATGGGCGAATCATGGGCACCTATCTGCACGGATTGTTTGCCGATGACCGCTTCCGCGCAGCCTATCTGGAGCGATTGGGCGTCACATCGCAGCCGGGATACGAGACCGGGGTGGAGCAGACGCTGGATGAATTGGCCGAGCATCTTGAAGCACATCTGGACGTGACCGCGATTCTCGCTCTTGCGGATTGA